In a genomic window of Schistocerca gregaria isolate iqSchGreg1 chromosome 5, iqSchGreg1.2, whole genome shotgun sequence:
- the LOC126273395 gene encoding ring-infected erythrocyte surface antigen-like, whose translation MHAAIVKLIQIQRNSNIESNIESNIESNIESNIESNIESNIESNIESNIESNIESNIESNIESNIESNIESNIESNIESNIESNIESNIESNIESNIESNIESNIESNIESNIESNIESNIESNIESNIESNIESNIESNIESNIESNIESNIESNIESNIESNIESNIESNIESNIESNIESNIESNIESNIESNIDYCRS comes from the coding sequence tccaacatcgagtccaacatcgagtccaacatcgagtccaacatcgagtccaacatcgagtccaacatcgagtccaacatcgagtccaacatcgagtccaacatcgagtccaacatcgagtccaacatcgagtccaacatcgagtccaacatcgagtccaacatcgagtccaacatcgagtccaacatcgagtccaacatcgagtccaacatcgagtccaacatcgagtccaacatcgagtccaacatcgagtccaacatcgagtccaacatcgagtccaacatcgagtccaacatcgagtccaacatcgagtccaacatcgagtccaacatcgagtccaacatcgagtccaacatcgagtccaacatcgagtccaacatcgagtccaacatcgagtccaacatcgagtccaacatcgagtccaacatcgagtccaacatcgagtccaacatcgagtccaacatcgagtccaacatcgagtccaacatcgagtccaacatcgagtccaacatcgagtccaacatcgagtccaacatcgagtccaacatcga